One window from the genome of Anopheles merus strain MAF chromosome 3R, AmerM5.1, whole genome shotgun sequence encodes:
- the LOC121596289 gene encoding rab GDP dissociation inhibitor alpha, with translation MDEEYDAIVLGTGLKECILSGMLSVSGKKVLHIDRNKYYGGESASITPLEDLFSRFAVDLPEGKYGRGRDWNVDLIPKFLMANGLLVKLLIHTGVTRYLEFKSVEGSYVYKGGKISKVPVDQKEALASDLMGLFEKRRFRNFLIYVQDFVADDPKTWKDFDPSTKDMQALYEKFGLEKSTQDFTGHALALYRDDSYLTEPAIKTINRIKLYSDSLARYGKSPYLYPMYGLGELPQGFARLSAIYGGTYMLDKPIDEIVYDASGKVVGVRSGEEVAKCKQVYCDPTYVPNKVRITGKVIRCICLLDHPIPNTKDALSTQIIIPQMQVDRKSDIYVSLISSTHQVSAKGWFIAMVSTTVETGNPEAEIKPGLDLLGPIAQKFLSITDYYEPTDDGLQSQVFISQSYDATTHFETTCLDVLDIFKRGTGEDFDFSKIKQELGDEEQ, from the exons ATGGATGAGGAATACGACGCGATCGTGCTTGGAACCGGCCTGAAGGAGTGCATCCTCAGCGGAATGCTGTCGGTTTCGGGCAAGAAAGTGTTGCACATCGACCGCAATAAGTATTACGGTGGCGAATCGGCCTCGATTACGCCTCTCGAGGATCTGTTCTCGCGGTTCGCCGTGGATCTGCCGGAAGGAAAGTATGGCCGCGGTCGGGACTGGAACGTCGACCTGATTCCGAAATTCCTGATGGCCAACGGGCTGCTGGTGAAGCTCCTGATACACACGGGTGTGACCCGTTACTTGGAGTTTAAGTCGGTGGAGGGAAGCTACGTCTACAAAGGTGGCAAAATCTCCAAAGTTCCGGTCGACCAGAAAGAGGCGCTGGCATCCGATCTGATGG GGCTGTTTGAAAAACGCCGCTTCCGCAACTTCCTGATCTACGTGCAGGACTTTGTCGCTGACGATCCGAAAACGTGGAAGGACTTTGATCCATCCACCAAGGACATGCAAGCCTTGTACGAAAAGTTCGGACTGGAGAAGAGCACCCAAGATTTCACCGGTCACGCCCTGGCCCTGTATCGCGACGATTCGTATCTGACCGAGCCGGCTATCAAAACGATCAATCGCATCAAGCTGTATTCGGACTCGCTGGCTCGTTACGGCAAGTCGCCGTATCTGTATCCGATGTACGGTTTGGGTGAGCTGCCCCAGGGCTTTGCCCGGCTGTCGGCCATATACGGCGGTACGTACATGCTGGACAAGCCGATCGACGAGATCGTGTACGACGCTAGCGGCAAGGTGGTCGGCGTACGTTCTGGCGAAGAGGTGGCCAAATGCAAACAGGTCTACTGCGATCCCACCTATGTACCAAACAAG GTACGCATCACGGGAAAGGTTATTCGCTGCATTTGCTTGCTGGATCACCCGATCCCGAACACGAAGGATGCTCTTTCGACTCAGATCATCATTCCACAGATGCAGGTCGACCGCAAATCGGATATTTACGTATCACTCATCAGCTCGACACATCAGGTTTCGGCCAAGGGTTGGTTTATTGCCATGGTGTCCACCACGGTGGAAACCGGCAATCCCGAGGCGGAGATTAAGCCCGGTCTCGATCTGCTCGGCCCGATCGCACAAAAGTTCTTGTCCATCACGGACTACTACGAACCGACCGATGACGGTCTGCAGTCACAGGTGTTCATCTCGCAGTCGTACGATGCAACTACGCACTTCGAGACGACCTGTCTGGACGTGCTGGACATTTTCAAGCGCGGCACCGGGGAGGACTTCGACTTTTCCAAAATCAAGCAGGAACTTGGTGACGAGGAGCAGTAA